A genome region from Pirellulales bacterium includes the following:
- a CDS encoding alpha/beta hydrolase-fold protein, with the protein MLTNRLQSALPAPDILTNPHRALRDLEAAHYSAARAELPAALFAPLHYEPNYAYPLVVWLHGASDDESQLKRVMPLISMRNYVAVAPRGPRRQDRAAGKPAYTWPQTAADWAVAEQRTFEAIEMAQDRFHISPRRMFVAGYDCGGTMAFRLAMDHPHRFAGVLSLCGRFPNNQTPLRRLSDCRKVPVFLACGRDSHVYASAEVCGNLRLFHSAGMNVSLRQYPCGHEIAPAMLADMDRWIMEQLTAGSPAAVNETSAR; encoded by the coding sequence ATGCTTACCAATCGCTTGCAATCCGCTTTGCCCGCTCCGGATATTCTGACGAACCCGCATCGCGCCTTGCGCGACTTGGAGGCGGCGCACTATTCGGCCGCCCGCGCAGAACTGCCTGCGGCGCTGTTTGCGCCGCTGCACTATGAGCCAAACTATGCCTATCCGCTGGTTGTGTGGCTGCACGGCGCGAGCGACGACGAAAGCCAACTCAAACGCGTCATGCCGCTGATCAGCATGCGCAATTACGTGGCGGTAGCCCCCCGCGGCCCGCGCCGACAAGACCGCGCCGCCGGCAAGCCGGCTTACACTTGGCCGCAAACCGCTGCCGACTGGGCGGTGGCCGAGCAACGCACGTTTGAGGCCATCGAGATGGCCCAGGACCGCTTTCATATCTCACCCCGGCGGATGTTCGTGGCCGGTTACGATTGCGGAGGAACGATGGCCTTCCGCCTGGCGATGGATCATCCCCATCGCTTCGCGGGCGTGCTCTCCCTGTGCGGGCGGTTTCCCAACAATCAGACGCCCCTGCGGCGGCTGAGCGATTGTCGCAAGGTGCCTGTGTTTCTGGCCTGCGGCCGCGACAGCCACGTTTATGCCAGCGCCGAAGTGTGCGGCAATCTGAGGCTGTTCCACAGCGCCGGCATGAACGTGTCGTTGCGGCAATATCCCTGCGGGCACGAGATCGCGCCGGCCATGCTGGCCGACATGGACCGCTGGATCATGGAGCAGCTCACGGCCGGATCGCCCGCGGCCGTCAACGAGACCTCGGCGCGCTAG
- a CDS encoding ComF family protein gives MRDSLAKAGQLGRGAAGGVNALLFPPRCAMCDAELDAACPARLCAACQFRLVPAAAPRCPRCALSLRQAPVTEDGCPQCVAERFHFSRTWAIGDYAGELREAVLRMKHAQEEPLSAALAELVWERLGDGLRAWQADLVAPVPMHWLRCWWRGTNSASILAEVLARRLRVAVRTRHVVRRRFTRPQSGLSPAERLANVRGAFRLRRPAGLEGQAVFLVDDIMTTAATTNEIARLLVRAGARAVGVVVVARTDDR, from the coding sequence TTGCGTGACAGCCTCGCAAAAGCCGGGCAACTGGGCCGCGGCGCCGCCGGCGGGGTCAACGCCTTGCTTTTCCCTCCGCGCTGCGCGATGTGCGATGCCGAGCTCGACGCCGCATGTCCGGCGCGGCTCTGTGCCGCCTGTCAGTTTCGGCTCGTTCCGGCCGCCGCACCTCGGTGCCCGCGATGCGCCTTGTCGTTGCGGCAGGCGCCGGTCACCGAGGACGGTTGTCCGCAGTGCGTCGCCGAGCGGTTTCACTTTTCACGGACGTGGGCCATCGGCGACTATGCCGGCGAGCTGCGCGAGGCGGTGCTGCGCATGAAGCATGCCCAGGAAGAGCCGCTTTCGGCGGCGCTGGCCGAGCTCGTCTGGGAGCGGCTCGGCGACGGTCTGCGGGCATGGCAAGCCGATCTCGTCGCCCCCGTGCCGATGCACTGGCTGCGATGCTGGTGGCGGGGAACGAACAGCGCCTCGATTCTGGCCGAGGTATTGGCCCGCCGGTTGCGCGTCGCCGTTCGCACGCGGCACGTCGTGCGCCGCCGCTTCACTCGCCCGCAAAGCGGCTTATCGCCGGCCGAGCGCCTGGCGAACGTGCGCGGGGCGTTTCGTCTGCGCCGGCCGGCGGGTTTGGAGGGCCAGGCGGTGTTCCTGGTCGACGACATCATGACCACCGCCGCCACCACGAACGAGATTGCCCGGCTGCTCGTTCGCGCCGGAGCGCGGGCCGTGGGCGTGGTGGTCGTGGCGCGGACGGACGACCGGTGA
- the accB gene encoding acetyl-CoA carboxylase biotin carboxyl carrier protein gives MASQPPNAGDVFDMRKIRRLVELMNEHGLTEIDLRDAEVRIRLRKGQETMIAPAAPAAAPAAAAPAVQPPQQQAPQKPADEAYVAYIKSIMVGTFFTSPSPEAPPFVKVGDHIGPDSTVCIIEAMKVFNEIPAGVSGQIVAVLAQNGDAVEYGQPLFKVDTRH, from the coding sequence ATGGCCAGTCAACCGCCCAATGCGGGCGACGTGTTCGATATGCGTAAGATTCGCCGACTCGTCGAGCTGATGAACGAGCACGGTCTGACCGAGATCGACCTGCGCGACGCCGAAGTGCGCATCCGGCTGCGAAAGGGGCAGGAAACGATGATTGCTCCCGCGGCCCCGGCGGCCGCGCCGGCTGCCGCCGCGCCCGCGGTCCAGCCGCCGCAGCAGCAGGCCCCGCAAAAACCGGCCGACGAAGCGTATGTGGCCTATATCAAGAGCATCATGGTGGGCACTTTTTTCACCTCACCGAGCCCCGAGGCGCCTCCCTTCGTCAAGGTCGGCGACCACATTGGCCCCGATTCGACGGTCTGCATCATCGAGGCGATGAAGGTCTTCAACGAGATTCCCGCCGGCGTTTCGGGGCAGATCGTGGCCGTGCTGGCTCAAAACGGCGATGCCGTCGAATATGGCCAGCCGTTGTTCAAAGTTGACACCCGTCATTGA
- a CDS encoding 7-carboxy-7-deazaguanine synthase QueE, which translates to MRIAEIYLSIQGEGLLTGAESVFVRASGCNLRCWFCDTPFASWSPEGEDLSVPEILDRVDEYHSRHVVLTGGEPMLFAEVIPLADGLRERGLHITIETAGTLDLPVACDLMSISPKLSNSAPKARTNPRWHRRHEQTRHAPDVVRRLVRDYPYQVKFVVDQPSDCREAEAYLRGLPEIDRSRVLLMPQGTDAEQLARRGHWLREYCEGAGVRFCPRRQIEWFGLMRGT; encoded by the coding sequence ATGCGTATCGCGGAAATCTATTTGTCGATCCAAGGCGAGGGCCTGCTGACGGGCGCCGAAAGCGTCTTCGTGCGCGCCAGCGGCTGCAACCTGCGCTGCTGGTTCTGCGATACGCCCTTCGCTTCCTGGTCGCCCGAAGGCGAAGACCTGTCGGTGCCCGAAATCCTCGACCGCGTCGACGAATATCATTCGCGGCACGTGGTGCTGACGGGCGGAGAACCCATGCTCTTCGCCGAGGTGATTCCGCTGGCCGACGGATTGCGCGAGCGCGGCTTGCACATCACCATCGAAACAGCGGGCACGCTCGACCTGCCGGTGGCCTGCGACCTGATGTCGATCAGCCCCAAGTTGTCGAACTCGGCGCCCAAAGCGCGCACCAACCCTCGTTGGCACCGCCGGCACGAGCAGACGCGGCACGCCCCGGACGTGGTCCGCCGCCTAGTGCGCGACTATCCCTATCAGGTGAAGTTCGTAGTCGATCAGCCCAGCGATTGCCGGGAGGCCGAGGCTTATCTGCGGGGTTTGCCCGAAATCGATCGATCGCGCGTGCTCTTGATGCCCCAAGGAACGGACGCCGAGCAGCTTGCCCGGCGGGGCCATTGGCTGCGGGAGTATTGCGAAGGCGCCGGCGTCCGCTTTTGTCCGCGCCGTCAAATCGAGTGGTTCGGGCTGATGCGGGGGACGTGA
- a CDS encoding transglutaminase domain-containing protein: MMQTRFCFCGVMGLGLVVLAGCGHAASQQPSLPAGPREAWHAVYHKGKWTGYLHQVERYETQGSQPVLVATIDSRTSMKRNGEGTEVTMKIESVETTDGRLISFRDETLLGASPTITKGRVEGHTLTLTTEVAGKTSTRTLEWPDDARGFLAVDQSLLHKPMLPGERRKLRYLVPVLNSLCTEELEALDYESTEFLSGMKDLLRIDSTVTLDGGITLNSVRWTDRNGDTMKTEFWAMKQVTYRTSKEDAMGKDRGLAFDIFDESLVPLAHPLENSRSLRRVRYKVELDDADPVARFAAGPTQQVESTGPHTAEITVTSIDPQKPSCPGDASQPTDADREPNETIQSDDAGVLRLAREAAAGKEKPAEVALALEKFVYQKMQKKNYKTPLATAADVAQTLEGDCTEHAVLLAALARASGIPARVAMGLVYAPNHQGFAYHMWTEMYLGDCWVPLDATLGEGLVPADHIKLADSNLSTGLASFLALVNVIGQLKIEVVSAE; encoded by the coding sequence ATGATGCAAACTCGCTTTTGCTTTTGCGGCGTGATGGGCTTAGGGCTTGTGGTCTTGGCGGGGTGCGGCCATGCAGCGTCGCAGCAGCCGTCGTTACCCGCCGGACCGCGCGAGGCATGGCATGCCGTCTACCACAAGGGAAAATGGACCGGTTATCTCCATCAGGTCGAGCGATACGAGACGCAGGGGTCGCAGCCGGTGCTGGTCGCCACGATCGATAGCCGCACCTCGATGAAGCGGAACGGCGAAGGCACGGAGGTGACCATGAAAATCGAGAGCGTCGAGACGACCGACGGCCGGTTGATCTCCTTCCGCGACGAAACCTTGCTGGGCGCCAGTCCGACGATTACCAAAGGCCGCGTCGAGGGCCACACGCTCACGCTCACGACCGAAGTCGCCGGCAAAACCAGCACCCGCACGCTCGAATGGCCGGACGATGCGCGCGGTTTCCTCGCCGTGGATCAAAGCCTGTTGCACAAGCCGATGCTGCCCGGCGAACGCCGTAAGCTGCGTTACCTCGTGCCGGTCCTGAACAGTCTTTGCACCGAGGAACTAGAGGCCCTGGACTACGAGTCGACGGAGTTCTTGTCGGGCATGAAGGACCTGTTGCGGATCGATTCGACGGTCACGCTCGACGGAGGGATCACCTTGAACAGCGTGCGCTGGACCGATCGCAACGGCGACACGATGAAGACCGAGTTCTGGGCGATGAAGCAGGTGACCTATCGCACATCGAAAGAAGACGCGATGGGCAAAGACCGTGGCCTGGCCTTTGACATTTTCGATGAATCGCTGGTGCCTTTGGCCCATCCGCTGGAAAACTCCCGGTCGTTGCGGCGCGTGCGGTACAAGGTGGAATTGGACGACGCGGACCCGGTGGCGCGGTTTGCGGCCGGGCCGACGCAACAGGTGGAATCAACCGGACCCCATACGGCCGAGATCACGGTCACGTCGATCGACCCACAGAAGCCGTCCTGCCCAGGCGACGCCAGTCAGCCAACGGACGCGGACCGGGAGCCGAACGAAACCATCCAGAGCGACGATGCGGGGGTGCTGAGACTGGCCCGCGAGGCGGCCGCCGGCAAGGAAAAGCCCGCCGAAGTCGCATTGGCCCTGGAAAAGTTCGTCTATCAAAAGATGCAGAAGAAGAACTACAAGACGCCTCTGGCGACCGCCGCCGACGTGGCGCAAACCTTGGAAGGCGATTGCACCGAGCACGCGGTGTTGCTGGCAGCCCTGGCACGCGCGTCGGGCATCCCCGCCCGTGTGGCGATGGGACTGGTCTATGCCCCCAATCACCAGGGCTTTGCCTATCACATGTGGACGGAGATGTATCTTGGCGACTGCTGGGTGCCGCTTGATGCCACGCTGGGCGAGGGCCTGGTGCCGGCCGATCACATCAAGCTGGCCGACTCGAATTTGTCGACGGGCTTGGCCAGCTTCCTGGCACTGGTCAACGTCATCGGGCAATTGAAGATTGAGGTCGTCAGTGCGGAGTAG
- a CDS encoding Xaa-Pro peptidase family protein, producing the protein MTRFAGRRARLTKLVKKQGAEAVLVSNPTNVSYLSGFTGDDSFLLVGGQESLMISDFRYVVQLKEECPDLKAHIRPRSTLLADETVKVIKSARLRRLAIEGDSLTVATLGLWASELPKVSLLITSGLVEELRQIKDKQEIDEIRQAVGYAERAFATFRANLSLTRTEKELADELDHQMRLAGAVASSFPTIVAAGPRAALPHARPTDEPVDGANLLLVDWGASGRGYKSDLTRVLLTGRISPKLERVYGVVLQAQQQAIAAVAPGKTGQEIDSIGRGVIADAGFGKYFGHGLGHGIGLNVHELPRLSELNEKPLEPGMVVTVEPGIYLPGWGGVRIEDDVLVTRRGHEVLTSCPRQLAEAVVQ; encoded by the coding sequence ATGACGCGATTCGCCGGCCGGCGCGCCCGATTGACGAAGCTGGTCAAGAAACAGGGCGCCGAAGCTGTATTGGTCAGCAATCCGACGAACGTGAGCTACCTGAGCGGCTTCACGGGCGACGACAGCTTTCTGCTGGTCGGCGGCCAAGAGTCGCTCATGATCAGCGACTTCCGCTACGTTGTCCAGTTAAAAGAGGAGTGCCCGGACCTGAAGGCCCACATCCGCCCCAGGTCGACGCTGCTCGCCGACGAGACGGTCAAGGTCATCAAGTCTGCCCGGCTGCGGCGGCTGGCGATCGAGGGCGACTCGCTCACGGTGGCTACGCTCGGCCTGTGGGCCAGCGAATTGCCGAAGGTGTCGTTGCTGATCACATCGGGTCTGGTCGAGGAGCTTCGCCAGATCAAAGACAAGCAGGAGATCGACGAAATCCGCCAGGCCGTTGGCTATGCGGAACGGGCCTTTGCCACCTTTCGGGCCAACCTAAGCCTGACCCGGACCGAGAAAGAGCTGGCCGACGAGCTCGATCACCAAATGCGGCTCGCAGGCGCGGTGGCCAGCAGCTTTCCCACGATTGTCGCGGCGGGACCACGAGCGGCCTTGCCCCATGCCAGGCCGACAGACGAACCGGTCGACGGGGCCAATCTGTTGCTGGTCGATTGGGGAGCCAGCGGGCGAGGATACAAGAGCGACTTGACCCGTGTTTTGCTCACCGGTAGAATCTCGCCCAAACTCGAACGCGTGTATGGAGTTGTGTTACAGGCACAGCAGCAGGCGATCGCCGCCGTCGCGCCCGGCAAGACCGGCCAGGAAATCGATAGCATCGGCCGCGGCGTCATTGCCGACGCGGGCTTTGGCAAGTATTTTGGTCATGGCCTCGGACATGGAATCGGCCTCAACGTCCACGAACTGCCACGGCTGAGCGAGCTCAACGAAAAGCCGCTCGAACCCGGCATGGTAGTGACCGTCGAGCCGGGGATTTATCTGCCGGGCTGGGGAGGGGTCCGCATTGAAGACGACGTGCTCGTCACGCGGCGGGGCCACGAAGTGCTGACAAGCTGCCCCAGGCAGCTCGCTGAGGCGGTGGTGCAGTGA
- the accC gene encoding acetyl-CoA carboxylase biotin carboxylase subunit, which yields MYKRILVANRGEIALRIIRACREMGIETVAIYSEADRGAQYLELADEAYCVGPAKSIESYLKIDRVISAAEIGNVQAIHPGYGFLSENAHFNEVCRSCNIDFIGPTHDAMRKLGDKNEARKLAREAKVPTVPGSDGLISDERQAIQVAHEIGFPVLIKASAGGGGRGMRVALNDLALKSAIQQAQAEAQAAFGDASIYLEKYIEHPRHVEVQIIADHHGNAIHLWERDCTLQRRHQKVIEESPAPHLPGDVRQAICEAAVRLIRMAGYTNAGTVEFIVDRQHNFYFIEVNARIQVEHPVTEMVTGIDLIKAQLRVAAGEPLPWKQEHVRVSGVAIECRINAEDPQRNFQPSPGKIERIIVPGGFGVRFDSHVHTGYVVSPHYDSMIGKLIVHQATREAAISSMQRALSELRIEGIKTTVPRLLDILRHSAFVDGQVDTTFIERTWAS from the coding sequence ATGTATAAGAGAATCCTGGTTGCCAATCGCGGCGAAATTGCGCTGCGCATCATCCGCGCCTGCCGCGAAATGGGCATCGAAACGGTGGCCATCTACAGCGAGGCCGACCGGGGCGCGCAATACCTGGAGTTGGCCGACGAAGCTTACTGCGTCGGCCCGGCCAAGAGCATCGAGAGCTACCTGAAGATCGACCGCGTGATCAGTGCCGCCGAGATCGGCAACGTGCAGGCGATCCACCCCGGCTACGGCTTTCTCTCGGAGAACGCCCACTTCAACGAAGTCTGCCGGAGCTGCAATATCGACTTCATCGGCCCAACGCACGACGCAATGCGCAAGCTGGGCGACAAGAACGAAGCCCGCAAACTGGCCCGCGAGGCGAAGGTGCCCACCGTGCCCGGCAGCGATGGACTGATTTCCGACGAGCGGCAGGCGATCCAAGTGGCGCACGAGATCGGCTTTCCTGTGCTCATCAAGGCTTCGGCCGGAGGGGGCGGCCGCGGCATGCGCGTGGCCCTGAACGATCTGGCCCTGAAAAGCGCCATTCAACAGGCCCAAGCCGAGGCCCAGGCCGCCTTCGGCGACGCCAGCATTTACCTGGAAAAGTACATCGAGCATCCGCGGCATGTGGAAGTGCAGATCATCGCCGACCATCACGGCAACGCGATTCATCTCTGGGAGCGCGATTGCACCCTGCAGCGCCGCCACCAAAAGGTGATCGAAGAGAGTCCCGCGCCGCATTTGCCCGGCGACGTGCGCCAGGCGATCTGCGAAGCGGCTGTGCGGCTGATCAGAATGGCGGGCTACACGAACGCCGGCACGGTCGAGTTCATCGTCGACCGCCAGCACAACTTTTATTTCATCGAAGTCAACGCCCGCATTCAGGTCGAGCACCCGGTGACCGAGATGGTGACGGGCATCGACCTGATCAAGGCCCAACTGCGGGTGGCGGCGGGCGAGCCGCTGCCGTGGAAGCAGGAACACGTGCGGGTCTCGGGCGTGGCCATCGAGTGCCGCATCAATGCCGAGGATCCCCAGCGGAATTTTCAGCCGTCTCCTGGTAAAATCGAACGGATCATCGTGCCGGGAGGTTTTGGGGTGCGTTTCGACTCGCACGTTCATACGGGCTACGTCGTCTCGCCCCATTACGACTCGATGATCGGCAAGTTGATCGTTCACCAGGCGACGCGCGAGGCGGCCATCAGCTCGATGCAGAGGGCGCTGAGCGAGTTGCGAATTGAAGGGATCAAGACCACGGTTCCGCGGCTGCTCGATATCCTCCGGCATTCGGCGTTTGTCGACGGCCAGGTCGATACGACGTTTATCGAGCGGACGTGGGCGAGTTGA
- the queF gene encoding preQ(1) synthase has product MPKDFRAALETFDNQFPQREYVIEIVCPEFTSVCPKTGQPDFGTLTITYSPAAKCVELKSLKLYLQQFRNEGVFYEHATNRILDDLVAATGPRWMRLNAAFTPRGGISTTVTAEYEVGK; this is encoded by the coding sequence ATGCCTAAAGATTTTCGGGCCGCGCTCGAAACCTTCGACAACCAATTCCCACAGCGAGAATACGTGATCGAGATCGTCTGCCCGGAATTCACGTCGGTCTGCCCCAAGACGGGCCAACCCGATTTCGGCACGCTCACCATCACCTATTCGCCCGCGGCCAAGTGCGTGGAGCTGAAAAGCCTCAAGCTCTATCTGCAACAGTTTCGCAATGAAGGCGTCTTCTACGAGCACGCGACCAACCGGATTCTCGACGACCTGGTGGCCGCGACCGGGCCGCGGTGGATGCGGTTGAATGCGGCATTCACGCCGCGCGGCGGAATCAGCACGACCGTGACCGCCGAATATGAGGTCGGCAAATGA
- a CDS encoding 6-phosphofructokinase, producing the protein MPIPSVPPLGSPPHADTRIRRVALLFAGGPAPAANAVISTAAVSFLRNDIDVLGIMHGYSHLMEYSPDRPLEEDRDYIKLTHRILRRTRNSQGILIGTARANPGRDVSHPDHLADPARTAALRTVHEALLSLGVDALVSIGGDDTLKSANKFKLFQEHLPPEAKRIPVVHLPKTIDNDYMGIDFTFGYFTAVETLASEIRNLLADAEANRSYYLTEVMGRSAGWLAYGTAISGEASLAVSVEDITGKYRGEEEVADEKTGEKSKRPVMVVDEVVRRIVATLRVREEKEGKDFGVIVMAEGLAEYLPMEFLKGIPRDEHGHIAISQVNMYRTFAKLISKEYNRQTGKNRKVTGLQLGYEARCARPLAFDVMLGSQLGVGAYRALVERNLNGVMVSVEGQLELHYVPFEELVDPTTLVTKVRHVEPDSDFHRLARFLETYVNE; encoded by the coding sequence ATGCCCATCCCATCCGTTCCGCCTTTGGGAAGCCCGCCGCATGCGGACACGCGAATTCGCCGAGTGGCGCTGCTGTTTGCCGGCGGACCCGCGCCGGCTGCCAACGCCGTGATTTCGACGGCCGCCGTTTCGTTCTTGCGCAACGACATCGACGTGCTGGGCATCATGCACGGCTATTCGCACCTGATGGAGTATTCGCCCGATCGGCCGCTGGAAGAGGACCGCGACTACATTAAGTTAACGCACCGAATCCTGAGGCGGACGCGCAACAGCCAGGGCATTCTGATCGGCACGGCACGCGCGAACCCCGGCCGCGACGTTTCGCATCCCGATCACCTGGCCGATCCCGCGCGCACGGCCGCCTTGAGGACGGTACACGAGGCACTGCTCTCCTTGGGCGTCGACGCGCTGGTGTCGATCGGCGGCGACGACACGCTCAAATCGGCCAACAAGTTCAAGCTCTTTCAGGAACACTTGCCGCCCGAGGCGAAGCGCATCCCGGTGGTCCATCTGCCGAAGACCATCGATAACGATTATATGGGCATCGACTTCACCTTCGGCTATTTCACCGCGGTCGAAACGCTGGCCAGCGAAATCCGCAATCTGCTGGCCGACGCCGAAGCGAACCGCAGCTACTACTTGACCGAAGTCATGGGCCGCAGCGCCGGTTGGTTGGCTTATGGCACGGCCATTTCCGGCGAGGCGAGCCTGGCGGTCAGCGTCGAAGACATCACCGGCAAGTATCGCGGCGAGGAGGAGGTCGCCGACGAAAAGACCGGCGAAAAGTCGAAGCGTCCGGTGATGGTGGTCGACGAGGTCGTGCGCCGCATCGTGGCCACCCTTCGTGTCCGCGAAGAGAAGGAAGGCAAGGACTTCGGCGTGATCGTCATGGCCGAGGGACTGGCGGAATACCTGCCGATGGAATTCTTGAAGGGGATTCCGCGCGACGAACACGGGCATATTGCCATCTCGCAGGTGAACATGTATCGCACGTTCGCGAAGCTCATCTCCAAGGAATATAACCGCCAGACGGGCAAGAACCGCAAGGTGACCGGCCTGCAGCTCGGCTACGAAGCGCGTTGTGCCCGGCCCTTGGCGTTCGACGTGATGTTGGGCAGCCAGTTGGGCGTGGGGGCCTATCGGGCGCTGGTCGAGCGCAACCTCAACGGCGTGATGGTTTCGGTCGAAGGGCAGCTTGAGTTGCACTATGTGCCTTTTGAGGAGTTGGTCGACCCGACCACGCTGGTTACGAAAGTCCGGCACGTCGAGCCCGACAGCGATTTCCACCGGCTGGCGCGGTTTCTGGAGACCTACGTCAACGAATAG